Proteins encoded together in one Prionailurus viverrinus isolate Anna chromosome B1, UM_Priviv_1.0, whole genome shotgun sequence window:
- the SCOC gene encoding LOW QUALITY PROTEIN: short coiled-coil protein (The sequence of the model RefSeq protein was modified relative to this genomic sequence to represent the inferred CDS: deleted 1 base in 1 codon) encodes MRRRAFLSGDWWETGQDGAGQGGTPVSRTLCGRRGRSCRYRLVKVLGPEASSLSLPLPAPPTADDSSRILYPRPKSLLPEMMNADMDAVDAENQVELEEKTRLINQVLELQHTLEDLSARVDAVKEENLKLKSENQVLGQYIENLMSASSVFQTTDTKSKRK; translated from the exons ATGCGCAGGCGTGCCTTCTTGAGTGGGGATTGGTGGGAGACGGGGCAGGACGGGGCGGGACAGGGCGGGACTCCCGTTTCC CGCACGCTCTGTGGGCGCAGAGGGCGGAGCTGCCGGTACCGGTTGGTGAAAGTGTTGGGGCCTGAGGCGtcctctctatccctcccacTCCCAGCGCCTCCAACGGCAG ACGATTCATCAAGGATTTTGTATCCAAGGCCCAAAAGTTTGTTACCCGAGATGATGAATGCTGACATGGATG CAGTTGATGCTGAAAATCAGGTGGAACTGGAGGAAAAAACGCGACTTATTAATCAAGTGTTGGAACTTCAACACACACTTGAAG acCTCTCCGCAAGAGTAGATGCAGTTAAGGAAGAAAATCTGAAGCTAAAATCAGAAAACCAAGTTCTTGGACAATATATAGAAAACCTCATGTCAGCTTCTAGTGTTTTTCAAACAACtgacacaaaaagcaaaagaaagtaa